A section of the Ignavibacteriales bacterium genome encodes:
- a CDS encoding NAD(P) transhydrogenase subunit alpha, whose protein sequence is MENLGLLMMIYVFVLAIFIGFELISKVPPTLHTPLMSGSNAISGITIIGSLLSAGAEEFTLSTILGLIAIIFAMINVVGGYMVTDRMLKMFKRKDSK, encoded by the coding sequence ATGGAAAATCTCGGTTTATTAATGATGATATATGTTTTTGTGCTGGCTATATTCATTGGGTTTGAGCTTATATCCAAGGTTCCGCCAACACTTCATACACCACTCATGTCAGGCTCAAATGCTATATCCGGGATAACGATCATCGGTTCGCTCCTTAGTGCAGGTGCCGAAGAGTTTACACTAAGTACAATACTTGGACTTATCGCTATAATCTTTGCTATGATTAATGTTGTCGGTGGTTATATGGTTACCGATAGGATGCTCAAAATGTTTAAAAGGAAAGACAGTAAATAA
- a CDS encoding T9SS type A sorting domain-containing protein, whose product MKKFILALFSVLFILGAKNTFAQGFNSVTSPDGIFVIAVGDGGLLFRSSDGGNTFAQLTFGSDDYKAITSYGDNVWFCGANGKIFSSSKVVTSVTPTSAGSSTLMGIDFVDNNVGFSCGVGGAVYKTTDGGTTWNPSNTGIPVVDLNAISFKDASNGVVVGKNSVVYTTTNGGSSWSASVVSTSGDLLAVEYYSDGYVITGVNGTIILKPTASAYQYVISKTDSDIRGLSGTSINNTKVVGGGGFIRGNNGSPGFLKFEPNPMLANLVDIHYANADMGFAVSSLNKAIIRTTNGGTSWQFAQGVNVSYSWQSRSGPTGNFLGMNLTRHPFNKHSFFVVFSNRVYVSRDDGETWSQTATISPSGGTPHTFLISEADTNVWLNARTGSPDMVVRSTDHGTTWNTVISMNFTSYGEPLEHDQSDGNVWYFAPDNGGYYKSTNNGANFNLISSYPFRSPCDLLVDWVDPNVQFVADGVTGSGVADIFRSTNGGVNWTKVFTNPSSSEIPSLSNTVFDPNLMRATNWSGSNIYKTTNNGVNWALDHTNPFNGWGSNFCAEDPTVYMSGSWSGAACSMTLDGGQSWVSTSGLSGSGGFMLLSDRGTILAQAGSTLYKFRPQYTVTTAVHEIVLNSGIPQEYDLKQNYPNPFNPSTKISYDIPKQGNVKLVIFDQLGRQVAELVNTVKSAGSYEVEFNGSNLASGVYFYKLEVPGQTFTKKMILVK is encoded by the coding sequence ATGAAAAAATTTATATTAGCTTTGTTTAGCGTCCTGTTTATTCTTGGTGCAAAAAATACTTTTGCACAGGGCTTCAACAGCGTTACATCGCCGGATGGTATATTTGTTATTGCTGTCGGTGACGGGGGACTGCTATTCAGATCAAGCGATGGGGGAAACACATTCGCTCAGCTAACTTTTGGATCCGATGATTATAAAGCTATTACTTCGTATGGTGATAATGTATGGTTCTGCGGTGCTAATGGAAAAATATTTTCGTCATCTAAAGTAGTTACATCTGTAACCCCAACATCTGCGGGTTCATCTACTTTAATGGGAATCGATTTTGTTGACAATAACGTTGGATTTTCTTGTGGAGTTGGAGGTGCTGTATACAAAACTACGGACGGTGGAACAACATGGAATCCTAGTAACACTGGTATTCCTGTAGTTGACTTGAATGCAATCAGTTTTAAAGATGCCTCCAATGGTGTTGTTGTTGGGAAAAATAGCGTTGTATATACAACAACAAATGGTGGATCTTCATGGTCAGCTTCAGTTGTAAGTACTTCTGGTGACTTGCTAGCTGTAGAATATTATAGTGACGGTTATGTAATTACCGGTGTCAACGGAACAATAATCTTAAAACCTACCGCATCTGCATATCAATATGTTATCTCCAAAACTGATTCGGATATCAGGGGTCTTAGTGGAACTTCTATTAATAATACTAAAGTAGTCGGTGGTGGTGGTTTTATAAGAGGAAATAATGGCAGTCCTGGCTTTTTAAAGTTCGAACCGAATCCAATGCTCGCTAACCTAGTTGATATTCATTATGCTAATGCAGATATGGGTTTTGCTGTTAGTAGCTTGAACAAAGCAATAATTAGAACAACAAATGGAGGCACCTCCTGGCAGTTTGCACAGGGAGTAAATGTTTCATATAGCTGGCAGTCAAGATCAGGTCCCACTGGTAATTTTCTTGGGATGAATCTGACAAGACATCCATTTAACAAGCATTCCTTTTTTGTTGTATTTAGCAATAGAGTTTATGTTAGCCGTGATGACGGTGAAACATGGTCTCAAACAGCTACAATTTCACCATCTGGTGGTACTCCTCATACATTCCTAATAAGTGAAGCTGATACAAATGTTTGGTTAAATGCCAGAACAGGAAGCCCCGACATGGTTGTTAGAAGTACTGATCACGGCACTACCTGGAACACAGTGATTTCAATGAATTTTACTAGTTATGGTGAACCTCTTGAACACGATCAATCTGACGGAAATGTATGGTATTTTGCCCCAGACAATGGAGGTTATTACAAATCCACAAATAATGGTGCGAACTTTAATTTGATTAGTTCTTATCCGTTCAGAAGCCCTTGCGACCTTTTGGTTGATTGGGTTGATCCAAATGTTCAATTTGTTGCTGATGGTGTAACCGGAAGTGGTGTTGCTGATATCTTTCGCTCAACAAATGGTGGTGTTAATTGGACTAAAGTATTCACAAACCCTTCAAGTAGTGAAATTCCATCATTATCAAATACAGTGTTCGATCCAAACTTGATGAGAGCAACTAACTGGTCAGGTAGTAATATTTATAAAACCACAAACAATGGAGTTAACTGGGCACTAGATCATACTAATCCATTCAACGGGTGGGGATCAAACTTTTGTGCTGAAGATCCAACTGTGTATATGTCTGGAAGCTGGTCTGGTGCGGCATGTAGTATGACTCTCGACGGAGGTCAGTCATGGGTTTCTACTTCAGGACTTAGTGGTTCTGGTGGATTCATGTTGTTATCGGACAGAGGCACCATACTTGCCCAGGCTGGCAGTACACTTTATAAGTTTAGACCACAATACACAGTAACCACTGCTGTCCACGAGATAGTATTAAATAGTGGTATTCCTCAGGAATATGATTTAAAACAAAACTATCCAAATCCGTTTAACCCTTCAACAAAGATCAGTTATGACATCCCTAAACAAGGTAATGTTAAGCTTGTTATTTTTGATCAGCTTGGAAGACAAGTTGCGGAATTAGTTAATACAGTAAAAAGCGCAGGCTCATATGAAGTCGAATTCAACGGCTCAAACCTTGCCTCCGGTGTTTACTTCTACAAATTAGAAGTCCCCGGTCAGACATTTACTAAGAAAATGATACTGGTCAAGTAG
- a CDS encoding Re/Si-specific NAD(P)(+) transhydrogenase subunit alpha, protein MVIGVPREITENENRVALAPDTVSKLVKLGFKILMEKDAGINAGFSDQAYTTAGAEISPDTKSLYNSSDIILKVQKPTPDELKSMKKGTYLISYFFPLINTDLVKTAADAGINVMAMDAVPRITRAQSMDVLSSQANLAGYKSVLMCANELGKIFPLMMTAAGTITPAKVVIMGAGVAGLQALGTAKRLGAVVEVSDIRPAVKEEVQSLGGKFIEVETTEDMQDEGGYAKEVSEEFLKKQKDLIFKHITEADIVITTALVPGKKAPVLVTEEMVKNMKPGSVILDMAVEFGGNCELSELNKTVTKHGVKIIGEPNIPSLVPKDASEVYSKNLLNLLKLISKEGELAIDDEDEIVKGILIVKDGNILNNK, encoded by the coding sequence GTGGTCATAGGAGTTCCCCGGGAAATAACTGAAAATGAGAACAGAGTTGCTCTGGCTCCTGATACCGTGTCCAAGCTTGTTAAGCTGGGATTCAAAATTTTGATGGAAAAAGATGCCGGTATAAATGCTGGGTTTAGTGATCAGGCATATACGACCGCAGGAGCAGAGATATCACCCGATACCAAATCACTTTATAACTCATCCGACATTATTTTAAAGGTTCAAAAACCCACTCCCGACGAATTGAAGTCAATGAAAAAGGGGACTTACCTTATTTCTTATTTCTTCCCGTTGATAAATACCGACCTTGTAAAAACCGCCGCTGATGCCGGGATAAACGTCATGGCAATGGATGCCGTTCCGAGAATTACCCGTGCGCAATCGATGGATGTTCTAAGCTCCCAGGCTAATCTTGCCGGGTATAAAAGCGTGCTCATGTGCGCTAACGAACTTGGTAAAATATTCCCCCTTATGATGACTGCCGCCGGTACAATAACACCCGCCAAGGTTGTAATAATGGGTGCTGGTGTTGCGGGTTTACAAGCGCTTGGTACTGCAAAAAGGCTAGGAGCTGTTGTCGAAGTTTCAGATATCCGGCCTGCCGTTAAAGAGGAAGTGCAGAGCCTCGGAGGAAAATTCATCGAAGTAGAAACAACTGAAGATATGCAGGATGAAGGAGGATATGCAAAGGAAGTATCGGAAGAATTTCTCAAAAAGCAAAAGGATCTTATATTCAAACATATTACTGAAGCCGACATTGTGATCACTACTGCCCTTGTTCCGGGTAAAAAGGCGCCTGTCCTTGTTACAGAAGAGATGGTAAAAAATATGAAACCGGGCTCTGTAATACTCGATATGGCGGTAGAATTTGGTGGCAATTGCGAGCTTAGTGAACTGAACAAGACTGTTACTAAACATGGTGTGAAAATAATAGGTGAACCCAATATCCCATCTCTCGTTCCAAAGGATGCAAGTGAGGTTTATTCTAAGAATCTACTCAATCTGTTAAAACTTATATCGAAAGAAGGTGAGCTTGCTATTGATGACGAGGATGAGATAGTTAAAGGAATCTTGATTGTAAAAGACGGCAATATTCTTAACAATAAATAA
- the hpt gene encoding hypoxanthine phosphoribosyltransferase, which translates to MEEVKDKVMTKFISADLIGQRVKEIADEISIVYKDKSPILIGVLNGSFVFLSDLIRNLSIDCEIDFLKLSSYGNEKISSGNVTVLKELNCNPEERNIVIVEDIIDTGATLDYLHKIINSYKPASVKFATLLYKKEKCKSTLDVDFIGFEIEDKFCVGYGMDYAQKYRNLKDIYVL; encoded by the coding sequence ATGGAAGAAGTTAAAGATAAAGTGATGACTAAGTTTATTTCTGCCGATCTGATTGGGCAGAGAGTTAAGGAAATTGCAGATGAAATCAGTATAGTTTATAAGGATAAAAGTCCGATTTTAATAGGTGTTCTAAATGGTTCTTTCGTTTTTCTTTCGGATCTTATTAGAAATTTAAGTATTGATTGCGAGATTGATTTTTTAAAGCTGTCCAGCTACGGAAATGAGAAGATCTCATCCGGAAATGTTACAGTTCTTAAAGAATTAAATTGCAACCCGGAAGAACGGAATATCGTAATTGTTGAGGATATTATAGACACAGGGGCTACACTTGATTATTTACATAAAATAATAAATAGTTATAAACCTGCTTCTGTAAAGTTCGCGACATTGCTCTACAAAAAAGAAAAATGCAAATCCACTCTCGATGTTGATTTTATTGGATTTGAAATTGAAGATAAATTTTGTGTTGGCTATGGTATGGATTATGCACAAAAATACAGGAATTTAAAAGATATTTATGTGTTATAG
- the rpsU gene encoding 30S ribosomal protein S21 has translation MIKVIVQDGESIDKALKRFKKKYEKAGILKEFRRRKEYVKPSVLKKMQKERTVRKKRRILEEENN, from the coding sequence TTGATTAAAGTTATTGTTCAGGATGGTGAATCCATCGATAAGGCTTTAAAAAGGTTTAAAAAGAAATATGAGAAAGCCGGGATTCTAAAAGAATTCAGGAGAAGGAAAGAGTATGTTAAGCCGTCGGTGTTGAAAAAGATGCAAAAAGAACGTACTGTAAGAAAGAAGAGAAGAATTCTGGAAGAAGAAAACAATTAA
- a CDS encoding tetratricopeptide repeat protein — translation MIRNIFFIVLMAFTLPLYSQNKDEMIIKGLDYMYHMRLDSAKIEYDRVISLNPKNPEGYFFLVLLQWWKININKEDLSNDENFFRAVDKVIDIADNVLDNNSDDDNAMFYKGGAIGYRGLVHALRENWLKAAEDGRRSLNLFEEASKINPSNKDVMFGNGVYNYFAEYIPDRYPFLKPLLILFPSGDKNKGLLQIKETAMNSKFGKVEAKFILSYLYLKYEKNFVEAEIYSKDLSDNYPENPQFARYLYNSYVGEGKFNEAIEGWQKVLQFASEGKFGFNTPVLLREANYYLGFSYMYTGNNEEAKKYLLKSEELSSQIDKDATMIKAFTLLWLGVVNGRLGDKSKAREYFDKVLEMDNFGDSHDQAEKYKARL, via the coding sequence ATGATTAGAAATATTTTTTTTATTGTGCTGATGGCATTCACTTTACCCCTATACTCGCAAAATAAGGACGAGATGATAATAAAGGGGTTAGATTACATGTATCATATGCGCCTTGACAGTGCAAAGATTGAATATGATAGAGTCATTTCTTTAAATCCAAAGAATCCTGAAGGATATTTTTTCCTGGTTTTACTGCAATGGTGGAAGATAAACATCAATAAAGAAGATCTCAGCAATGATGAAAATTTCTTTAGAGCTGTTGATAAAGTTATTGATATTGCTGATAATGTCTTGGATAATAACTCGGATGATGATAATGCTATGTTCTATAAAGGTGGTGCTATAGGATATAGAGGACTCGTACATGCATTGCGTGAGAATTGGCTTAAAGCTGCCGAAGATGGACGTCGGTCTTTAAATTTATTTGAGGAAGCATCTAAAATTAATCCTTCCAACAAAGATGTTATGTTTGGAAATGGGGTATATAACTATTTTGCCGAATATATTCCTGATCGATACCCTTTTCTTAAACCACTCTTAATTTTGTTTCCTTCCGGCGATAAAAATAAAGGATTGCTTCAGATCAAAGAAACTGCAATGAATTCTAAATTTGGTAAAGTTGAAGCTAAATTTATTTTAAGTTACTTATACCTTAAGTATGAAAAGAATTTTGTCGAGGCAGAAATTTATTCAAAGGATCTATCCGATAATTATCCTGAAAATCCTCAGTTTGCGCGATACTTATACAATAGCTATGTTGGGGAAGGAAAGTTTAACGAAGCCATCGAGGGGTGGCAAAAAGTACTTCAATTTGCGTCTGAAGGAAAATTTGGGTTCAATACACCGGTTTTATTAAGAGAAGCTAATTATTATCTCGGTTTTTCTTATATGTATACTGGTAATAACGAAGAGGCTAAAAAGTACTTGCTCAAATCTGAGGAATTGTCCTCTCAGATCGACAAAGATGCGACTATGATCAAAGCATTTACACTCCTTTGGCTGGGTGTTGTAAATGGACGGTTAGGGGATAAATCGAAAGCCAGGGAATACTTCGATAAAGTACTGGAAATGGATAATTTCGGTGATTCCCATGACCAGGCTGAGAAATATAAAGCAAGGCTGTAA
- a CDS encoding NAD(P)(+) transhydrogenase (Re/Si-specific) subunit beta: MKEFLEIAPYIFYLVASVLFIIGIKMLGSPKTARKGNMYSAIGMLIAIVVTLIDQRILTFEWIIIGIVVGSLIGAVLAIKVQMTAMPQMVGLLNGFGGGASALVAFSEYFKSDGYNDVQTSVSVVLSILIGAVTFSGSLIAFGKLQGIVTGRSVKFPMQNAVNVVLILFVLFLGVLAVIDPTTSLYYEIIVVVSLILGVLLVMPIGGADMPVVISLLNSYSGIAASMTGFVLGNNMLIIAGALVGASGIILTDIMCKGMNRSLMNVLLGGWDTAATLAADQAGQKEVTIKSVDVEEAALIFDAASKVVIIPGYGMAVAQAQHAVKELMNVLQSRGIDVKFAIHPVAGRMPGHMNVLLAEADVPYDRLYALEDINDDFSNTDVCLIIGANDVVNPAARNNPASPIYGMPILNADFAKTVIINKRSMAAGYAGIDNELFGYPNALMYFGDAKDAMTKLANELKNM; this comes from the coding sequence ATGAAGGAATTTCTCGAAATAGCGCCTTATATATTTTATCTCGTTGCTTCGGTACTGTTTATTATCGGGATAAAGATGCTCGGGTCTCCAAAGACCGCGAGAAAAGGAAATATGTATTCGGCAATAGGTATGCTTATCGCTATTGTAGTGACCCTTATTGATCAACGTATCCTTACATTTGAATGGATAATAATTGGAATTGTTGTTGGTTCACTAATTGGAGCAGTTCTTGCTATCAAAGTACAGATGACAGCAATGCCCCAGATGGTAGGACTGCTTAACGGATTTGGAGGCGGTGCTTCCGCGCTTGTTGCATTTTCTGAATATTTCAAAAGCGATGGTTACAATGATGTTCAGACATCTGTATCGGTCGTTCTTAGTATTCTTATTGGTGCGGTTACATTTAGCGGGTCATTGATCGCATTCGGAAAACTGCAGGGCATTGTTACAGGGCGAAGCGTGAAATTCCCGATGCAAAATGCCGTGAATGTTGTATTGATATTATTCGTATTATTCCTGGGTGTTCTGGCTGTAATAGATCCGACTACCTCACTTTATTACGAAATCATTGTAGTTGTTTCTCTTATACTGGGTGTATTGCTCGTTATGCCAATAGGTGGTGCTGATATGCCCGTTGTAATATCACTATTGAATTCATACTCGGGTATCGCTGCGTCTATGACCGGATTTGTATTAGGAAATAACATGCTGATAATTGCCGGTGCATTGGTTGGAGCTTCAGGTATAATCCTAACAGACATTATGTGTAAAGGCATGAACCGCTCTCTGATGAATGTGCTTCTCGGAGGTTGGGATACAGCCGCAACTCTTGCCGCGGATCAGGCCGGTCAGAAAGAGGTTACCATTAAGTCGGTAGATGTTGAAGAAGCCGCTTTGATATTTGACGCCGCAAGCAAAGTAGTTATCATTCCCGGTTATGGAATGGCTGTTGCGCAGGCTCAGCATGCTGTAAAGGAATTGATGAACGTTCTCCAGAGCAGGGGAATCGATGTAAAGTTTGCTATTCACCCTGTGGCGGGAAGAATGCCCGGTCACATGAATGTCCTTCTGGCTGAAGCTGACGTACCGTACGATCGTCTCTATGCTCTCGAAGATATTAATGACGACTTTTCTAATACGGATGTTTGCCTTATAATCGGAGCCAATGACGTAGTAAATCCCGCAGCAAGAAACAATCCTGCCAGCCCGATATATGGAATGCCGATATTAAACGCGGATTTTGCAAAAACAGTGATAATTAACAAAAGATCTATGGCTGCAGGTTACGCAGGTATAGATAATGAATTATTTGGTTACCCGAACGCTCTTATGTACTTCGGTGATGCCAAAGATGCCATGACAAAACTCGCCAACGAACTCAAAAATATGTAA
- a CDS encoding T9SS type A sorting domain-containing protein: MMPPYATDPVELPNGKILFSYATSVEALDYGIYTCNPDGSGLTPVLDFPGTMELNAEPIVFKPIPPIVEYLRAYDVNNVPPTSNPSTFYQGGLFRFDCLNIFANAPVDAPIENAPPITKNARIRFFLQFQRTDENGQDPPILFRDHLIQYDGAVIQGDIPSNVSMFEQITDSVGNVLVNREGNPAHVTGMNFGIDGSGTKCVGCHAGHTLIDVPINNTLGEFTNVSTSATTTQSSYHSQNSIDYTGDGVVDRKARNNDLKVNWIAGSNVPGQYVELKWDLHIDVKSLKLYNILPNPGTNTNIQVNDCEVFMYDFDSILVEHVPSTGPLTTDGLKLNFPDWPTINKIKVVVKDYTGTVNNLDLPGLAEVETEARIGLSNYVGIEPNGSLPYTYSLQQNYPNPFNPVTQIRFTVPSRSYVSLKVFDITGREIETLVEGYIDQGSSSAIFSGSKYASGIYFYRIIAESSKGSFTETKKMVLIK, encoded by the coding sequence ATGATGCCTCCCTACGCTACGGATCCAGTTGAATTACCAAATGGCAAGATACTTTTTTCGTATGCAACTTCAGTTGAGGCACTTGATTATGGGATTTACACATGTAATCCCGATGGTTCGGGTTTGACTCCTGTACTAGATTTTCCCGGCACAATGGAGTTAAATGCAGAGCCTATAGTTTTTAAGCCTATTCCACCGATAGTTGAGTATTTAAGAGCGTATGATGTTAATAATGTACCACCGACATCAAACCCATCAACTTTTTACCAGGGAGGTTTATTCAGATTTGATTGTCTCAATATATTTGCTAATGCACCAGTAGATGCTCCAATCGAAAATGCTCCTCCGATTACGAAGAATGCCAGGATAAGGTTCTTCCTTCAATTCCAAAGAACAGACGAGAACGGGCAAGATCCACCAATACTATTTAGGGATCATCTAATACAGTATGATGGAGCTGTTATACAGGGTGATATTCCGTCCAATGTTTCCATGTTTGAGCAGATCACAGACAGTGTGGGGAATGTGTTAGTAAACCGGGAAGGTAATCCGGCTCACGTTACAGGTATGAACTTCGGAATCGATGGCTCCGGTACAAAATGCGTAGGATGTCATGCCGGGCATACGTTGATAGATGTACCCATAAATAATACTCTAGGTGAGTTTACAAACGTATCTACATCTGCTACTACAACGCAGAGCAGTTACCATTCACAAAATAGTATAGACTATACCGGGGATGGCGTAGTCGACAGAAAGGCAAGAAATAATGATCTAAAAGTTAACTGGATCGCCGGAAGTAACGTGCCGGGACAGTACGTTGAGTTAAAGTGGGATCTGCATATAGATGTAAAATCACTCAAGTTATATAACATATTACCTAACCCCGGAACAAATACAAACATTCAGGTCAATGATTGTGAAGTATTTATGTACGACTTCGATTCGATATTAGTGGAGCATGTTCCTTCAACAGGTCCACTGACAACGGATGGTTTGAAGTTAAATTTCCCAGATTGGCCAACCATAAATAAGATAAAGGTCGTTGTAAAAGATTATACAGGTACGGTCAATAATTTAGACCTACCTGGACTGGCTGAAGTAGAAACCGAAGCCCGAATAGGATTGTCAAACTATGTAGGTATCGAGCCGAACGGATCATTGCCTTATACCTATAGCCTTCAGCAGAATTATCCAAATCCGTTTAATCCTGTTACCCAGATCAGATTTACGGTGCCGTCAAGGTCATATGTATCATTAAAGGTCTTCGATATTACCGGACGTGAGATAGAGACACTTGTAGAGGGATATATAGATCAAGGAAGTTCGAGCGCAATATTCAGCGGAAGCAAATACGCTTCAGGTATTTATTTCTACCGAATTATTGCTGAAAGTTCGAAAGGTTCATTTACTGAGACAAAGAAAATGGTCCTTATAAAATAG
- a CDS encoding KTSC domain-containing protein encodes MEEIPLIPVDSTSIKAIGYDVINGILRVRFVNDNVYDYLEVPPDIFDEFMNSPSKGTYLNTKIKDAYRFEKVD; translated from the coding sequence ATGGAGGAGATTCCATTAATCCCTGTAGATTCGACAAGTATAAAAGCTATCGGCTATGATGTAATAAATGGAATTCTTAGGGTAAGATTTGTTAATGATAATGTTTATGATTACTTAGAAGTCCCGCCGGATATTTTTGATGAATTTATGAATTCACCTTCAAAGGGCACATACCTGAATACAAAGATTAAAGACGCCTACCGCTTTGAAAAAGTAGATTGA